One genomic window of Salmo salar chromosome ssa12, Ssal_v3.1, whole genome shotgun sequence includes the following:
- the LOC106565723 gene encoding bactericidal permeability-increasing protein: MSPCCLLALLALIPLTLAANPGVKVKLTDKGIEYGKQIGMASLQQKLKTIKVPDISGTEKVPHVGKVKYSLTGMTIVNLGLPKSALVLVPGTGVSLAITNAFINLHGNWRVRYFRFIQDRGSFDLAVNGLTITANIAIKSDETGRPMVSTVNCVANVGRASIKFHGGASWLYNLFKSYIDKALRSALQKQICPLVADAITDMNQHLKTFNVLAKVDQYAEIEYSMVTSPTISKSSMEFSLKGEFYNIVKHQEPPFSPTPFSLPPQDNNMLYIGVSSFTPNSAGFVYNNAGALSLYVTDDMIPPSSPIRLNTGTFGVFIPEIAKRFPGMMMKLLVKTVKEPTISLEPNNVTVQASGTVTAYAIQPNTTLSPLFVLNMEGSVSAQLNVTGVKLAGAITLNKIEMTLGTSYVGQFQVQSLDNIFLMVLKVVVIPKVNAHLEKGFPLPSIGKMNLVNTQLQVLKDYMLIGTDVQFTG; this comes from the exons ATGTCTCCATGCTGTTTGTTGGCTCTGTTGGCTCTAATCCCCTTAACTCTGGCTGCCAACCCTGGAGTAAAGGTCAAACTCACAGACAAGGGCATTGAATATG GTAAACAAATTGGGATGGCATCTCTGCAACAGAAACTTAAGACCATTAAGGTCCCAGATATCTCTGGAACAGAGAAAGTGCCTCACGTTGGGAAGGTCAAGTACAGTTTGACAGG AATGACAATAGTGAATCTGGGACTTCCCAAGTCTGCATTGGTACTGGTGCCAGGTACTGGAGTCAGCCTGGCTATTACTAATGCCTTCATCAACCTGCACGGGAACTGGAGGGTCCGATACTTCAGGTTCAT ACAAGACCGTGGCTCCTTCGACCTGGCGGTAAATGGACTCACCATCACTGCCAATATTGCAATCAAGAGTGATGAAACTGGCAGGCCAATGGtcagcactgtcaactgtgtggcCAACGTGGGCAGAGCCAGCATCAAGTTCCATGGTGGGGCCAG CTGGCTTTACAATCTTTTCAAGTCCTACATTGACAAGGCCCTGCGCAGTGCTCTGCAGAAACAG ATCTGCCCCCTAGTGGCTGATGCTATTACTGACATGAACCAACACCTCAAAACTTTCAATG TTCTAGCCAAAGTGGACCAGTATGCTGAAATTGAAtattccatggtgacatcacccaCCATTTCAAAGTCCTCCATGGAATTCAGCTTGAAG ggtgAGTTCTACAACATTGTTAAGCACCAGGAGCCTCCGTTCTCCCCCACGCCCTTCTCCCTGCCTCCTCAGGACAACAACATGCTCTACATCGGGGTCTCTTCCTTCACCCCCAACTCTGCAGGCTTTGTGTACAACAATGCTGGAGCTCTCAGCCTATATGTCACAGATGATATG ATCCCGCCTAGCTCTCCCATCCGTCTGAACACTGGAACATTTGGAGTCTTCATTCCAGAG ATAGCGAAGCGTTTTCCTGGAATGATGATGAAACTGCTGGTGAAGACGGTGAAGGAGCCCACCATCTCTCTTGAGCCCAACAACGTGACAGTCCAGGCCAGCGGCACAGTGACGGCCTACGCCATCCAGCCCAACACCAcgctctctcccctctttgtCCTCAAcatg GAGGGTAGTGTCAGCGCTCAACTGAACGTGACTGGGGTGAAGCTGGCTGGGGCTATCACTCTGAACAA AATTGAGATGACATTGGGAACTAGTTATGTGGGACAGTTTCAG GTTCAATCCCTTGACAACATCTTCCTGATGGTTCTGAAAGTGGTTGTGATACCTAAGGTCAATG CTCACCTAGAGAAGGGTTTTCCCCTTCCCTCTATTGGAAAGATGAACCTTGTCAACACTCAACTGCAAGTCCTGAAG GACTACATGCTGATTGGGACAGACGTTCAGTTCACAGGATAA